A region from the Cryptosporangium arvum DSM 44712 genome encodes:
- a CDS encoding 4-hydroxybenzoate 3-monooxygenase, giving the protein MRTRTQVGIIGAGPAGLLLQHLLARAGVDSVLVENRSREYCEKRQRAGVLEHGTVELLREIGLGARMEREGLLHSGIYLQFAGERHHIDFPSLTGGRTLTVYAQTEVVKDAIAAGLDAGHVLHFEVSDTAVRDIHTERPILSFTDADGVAQEIECDVIAGCDGFHGISRPSMSGLRVSERTYPFAWLGILATVPPSTDELIYAHSPQGFAMHSMRSPEVSRLYIQVDPDEKIENWSDERIWEQLQVRLGHPGWTLTEGPITEKSITPMRSFVAEPMRQGRLFLAGDAAHIVPPTGAKGLNLAVADVKVLADALERLLVEGRTDLVDAYSDTCLTRVWRSTWFSWFMTSMLHRFPASSFGDAAEAEFQERLQIAQLRQVTSSTAAATNLAENYAGWPLP; this is encoded by the coding sequence ATGCGCACGCGTACCCAAGTAGGCATCATCGGGGCCGGTCCGGCCGGTCTGCTGCTCCAGCACCTGCTGGCCCGGGCCGGGGTCGACTCGGTGCTGGTCGAGAACCGCAGCCGTGAGTACTGCGAGAAGCGTCAGCGCGCCGGTGTGCTCGAGCACGGCACCGTCGAACTGCTCAGGGAGATCGGTCTCGGCGCCCGCATGGAGCGGGAAGGTCTGCTGCACAGCGGTATCTACCTGCAGTTCGCGGGCGAGCGTCACCACATCGACTTCCCGTCGCTCACCGGCGGCCGCACGCTCACCGTGTACGCCCAGACCGAGGTCGTGAAAGACGCGATCGCCGCCGGGCTGGACGCCGGGCACGTCCTCCACTTCGAGGTGTCCGACACCGCGGTGCGCGACATCCACACCGAGCGCCCGATCCTCTCCTTCACCGACGCGGACGGCGTCGCGCAGGAGATCGAGTGCGACGTGATCGCCGGCTGCGACGGATTCCACGGGATCTCCCGGCCGTCGATGTCCGGCCTGCGGGTCTCCGAACGCACCTATCCGTTCGCCTGGCTGGGCATCCTCGCGACCGTGCCGCCGTCCACCGACGAGCTGATCTACGCGCACTCACCGCAGGGCTTCGCGATGCACAGCATGCGTTCGCCCGAGGTCAGCCGCCTCTACATCCAGGTCGACCCGGACGAGAAGATCGAGAACTGGTCCGACGAGCGGATCTGGGAGCAGCTGCAGGTCCGGCTCGGTCACCCCGGCTGGACGCTCACCGAGGGCCCGATCACCGAGAAGAGCATCACGCCGATGCGCAGCTTCGTCGCCGAGCCGATGCGTCAGGGCCGCCTGTTCCTGGCCGGCGACGCCGCGCACATCGTGCCGCCGACCGGAGCGAAGGGCCTGAACCTCGCGGTCGCCGACGTCAAGGTGCTCGCCGACGCGCTGGAGCGGCTGCTCGTCGAGGGCAGGACCGACCTGGTCGACGCCTACTCCGACACCTGCCTCACCCGGGTCTGGCGCAGCACGTGGTTCTCCTGGTTCATGACGTCGATGCTGCACCGGTTCCCGGCGTCGTCGTTCGGGGACGCGGCCGAGGCCGAGTTCCAGGAGCGCCTGCAGATCGCCCAGCTGCGTCAGGTGACCAGCTCTACCGCCGCGGCGACGAACCTGGCGGAGAACTACGCGGGCTGGCCCCTTCCCTGA
- a CDS encoding CoA transferase subunit A, giving the protein MAELLTLAEAVRKLVRDGDTVALEGFTHLIPVAAGHEIIRQGRRDLTLVRMTPDIVYDQLIGAGCARKLIFSWGGNPGVGSLHRFRDAVQNAWPAPLEIEEHSHAGMANRYVAGASGLPFAVLRGYVGTDLVRRTDTIKPITCPFTGETLTAVPAINPDVTVVHAQRADRAGNVQIWGLLGVQKEAVLAAKQSLVTVEEIVDELAPRPGAITIPSWAVTCVAEVPGGAHPSYAQDYSERDNAYYQEWDTISRDRTTFTTWLKELQ; this is encoded by the coding sequence ATGGCAGAGCTCTTGACCCTCGCCGAGGCGGTGCGGAAGCTCGTCCGGGACGGCGACACCGTCGCGCTCGAGGGGTTCACCCACCTCATTCCGGTCGCGGCCGGGCACGAGATCATCCGCCAGGGGCGGCGCGATCTCACGCTCGTGCGGATGACCCCCGACATCGTGTACGACCAGCTGATCGGCGCCGGCTGTGCCCGCAAGTTGATCTTCTCCTGGGGCGGCAACCCGGGCGTCGGGTCGCTCCACCGGTTCCGCGACGCCGTACAGAACGCCTGGCCGGCGCCGCTGGAGATCGAGGAGCACAGCCACGCCGGCATGGCCAACCGCTACGTGGCCGGAGCGAGCGGGTTGCCGTTCGCGGTGCTGCGCGGGTACGTCGGCACCGACCTCGTCCGCCGGACCGACACGATCAAACCGATCACCTGCCCGTTCACCGGCGAGACGCTGACCGCGGTGCCGGCGATCAACCCGGACGTCACGGTGGTGCACGCCCAGCGCGCCGACCGCGCGGGCAACGTGCAGATCTGGGGCCTGCTCGGCGTCCAGAAGGAAGCGGTGCTGGCCGCGAAGCAGTCGTTGGTGACGGTCGAGGAGATCGTCGACGAGCTGGCTCCCCGGCCGGGCGCGATCACGATCCCGAGCTGGGCGGTGACGTGCGTCGCGGAGGTACCCGGCGGTGCGCACCCCAGCTACGCCCAGGACTACTCCGAGCGCGACAACGCCTACTACCAGGAGTGGGACACGATCAGCCGGGACCGAACCACCTTCACCACGTGGCTGAAGGAGCTCCAGTGA
- a CDS encoding CoA-transferase, producing MMTVAAATSLDDDAVCFVGIGLPSTAANLARRLHAPHLVLIYEAGAVGAKPDRLPLSIGDGILGETADAVVTVPEIFNYWLQPGRIDVGFLGAAQIDKFGNINTTVVGDYADPKVRLPGAGGAPEIAASAKEVLVIVRQNTRAFVEKVDFVTSVGYGDGPGYRERLGLPGRGPVKVITDLGILEPDPETRELTLTALHPGVSLDQVRKATGWALRVADDLRTTDEPTEEQLRALRALKEAK from the coding sequence ATGATGACGGTCGCCGCCGCGACGTCCCTGGACGACGACGCGGTGTGCTTCGTCGGCATCGGACTGCCGAGCACGGCCGCGAACCTGGCCCGCCGTCTGCACGCGCCGCACCTCGTGCTGATCTACGAGGCCGGCGCCGTCGGCGCGAAGCCCGACCGGCTGCCGCTCTCGATCGGCGACGGCATCCTCGGCGAGACCGCCGACGCGGTCGTGACCGTCCCGGAGATCTTCAACTACTGGCTCCAGCCGGGCCGGATCGACGTCGGGTTCCTCGGTGCCGCGCAGATCGACAAGTTCGGCAACATCAACACGACCGTGGTCGGGGACTACGCCGACCCGAAGGTCCGGTTGCCCGGGGCCGGTGGGGCGCCGGAGATCGCCGCGTCCGCGAAGGAGGTGCTGGTGATCGTCCGGCAGAACACGCGGGCGTTCGTCGAGAAGGTCGACTTCGTGACGTCGGTGGGCTACGGCGACGGGCCCGGCTACCGCGAGCGGCTCGGGCTGCCGGGGAGGGGGCCGGTGAAGGTGATCACGGACCTCGGGATCCTGGAGCCGGACCCGGAAACCCGCGAACTGACGCTCACCGCGCTCCATCCCGGGGTAAGCCTGGACCAGGTGCGGAAAGCGACCGGCTGGGCCCTTCGCGTGGCCGACGACTTGCGCACGACGGACGAACCCACCGAGGAACAGCTGCGTGCCCTCCGGGCCCTCAAGGAGGCGAAATGA
- a CDS encoding thiolase family protein translates to MTDAYVIDAVRTPFGKYGGALSGVRPDDLAAHVVRSLVERSPDLDPATIDDVLFGDANGAGEDNRDVARMAVLLAGLPTSVPGATVNRLCGSGLEAAIEAARAVETGDAELLIAGGVESMSRAPWVLLKPEKPFPSAHQTLHSTTLGWRMVNPRMDDAWTVSLGEATEQLAEKYGITREAQDAFAAKSHQRAAAAWDAGVFVDEVVATEGLERDEGIRPDSTIEKLARLKPAFRPDGTITAGNASPLNDGAAATLIGSAATAERLGRTPLARIAGRGVAAVEPQFFGIGPVQAAERALRRAGIGWGDLSVVELNEAFAAQSLACFADWPDLDPAIVNVNGGAIAIGHPLGASGVRILGGLAHELRRRGGGWGLAAICIGVGQGLAVVLEA, encoded by the coding sequence ATGACCGACGCGTACGTGATCGACGCCGTGCGGACGCCGTTCGGGAAGTACGGCGGTGCGCTGTCCGGCGTGCGTCCCGACGACCTGGCCGCGCACGTCGTCCGCAGCCTGGTCGAGCGCTCCCCCGACCTCGATCCGGCCACCATCGACGACGTGCTGTTCGGTGACGCGAACGGCGCCGGCGAGGACAACCGTGACGTCGCCCGGATGGCCGTGCTGCTGGCCGGGCTCCCGACCTCGGTGCCGGGCGCGACCGTCAACCGGCTCTGCGGCTCCGGCCTGGAGGCGGCGATCGAGGCGGCCAGAGCGGTCGAGACCGGCGACGCGGAGCTGCTGATCGCCGGCGGCGTCGAGTCGATGAGCCGGGCACCGTGGGTGCTCCTCAAACCGGAGAAGCCGTTCCCCAGCGCCCACCAGACGCTGCACTCGACCACGCTCGGCTGGCGCATGGTCAACCCGCGCATGGACGACGCCTGGACGGTCTCGCTCGGCGAGGCCACCGAGCAGCTCGCGGAGAAGTACGGCATCACCCGCGAGGCGCAGGACGCGTTCGCGGCCAAGAGCCACCAGCGCGCGGCCGCGGCGTGGGACGCCGGGGTGTTCGTCGACGAGGTGGTCGCGACCGAGGGCCTGGAGCGCGACGAGGGCATCCGCCCCGACTCGACGATCGAGAAGCTGGCGCGCCTCAAACCGGCGTTCCGGCCGGACGGCACGATCACCGCGGGCAACGCGTCGCCGCTGAACGACGGCGCGGCCGCGACGCTCATCGGGTCGGCGGCGACCGCCGAACGGCTGGGGAGGACGCCGCTGGCCCGGATCGCCGGGCGCGGTGTGGCGGCGGTCGAGCCGCAGTTCTTCGGCATCGGCCCGGTCCAGGCGGCCGAGCGGGCCCTGCGCCGCGCCGGTATCGGCTGGGGTGACCTGAGCGTGGTCGAGCTCAACGAGGCGTTCGCGGCCCAGTCGCTGGCCTGCTTCGCCGACTGGCCGGACCTCGATCCGGCGATCGTGAACGTCAACGGGGGCGCGATCGCGATCGGCCACCCGCTGGGCGCGTCCGGCGTCCGGATCCTCGGCGGTCTCGCGCACGAGCTGCGCCGCCGCGGCGGCGGCTGGGGACTCGCCGCGATCTGTATCGGTGTCGGCCAGGGCCTGGCCGTGGTGTTGGAGGCGTGA
- the pcaH gene encoding protocatechuate 3,4-dioxygenase subunit beta — protein sequence MIYRPDFDVHPRLDYDGYKSTALRHPKQPLVALPQSFTEITGPLLGEGRLGETDHDLTRQHDGEPQGQRIIVHGRVLDSDGRPVPQTLLEVWQANAAGRYRHVIDNWPAPLDPNFTGLGRTLTDDLGRYRFTTIKPGAYPWKNHHNAWRPAHIHFSLFGRAFTQRLVTQMYFPDDPLFPYDPIFNSVPDEKARQRMVSRFDLESTQPDWALAFEFDIVLRGSDATPFESEVDDE from the coding sequence ATGATCTACCGACCCGATTTCGACGTCCACCCGCGCTTGGACTACGACGGCTACAAGTCGACGGCGCTGCGCCACCCGAAGCAGCCGCTCGTCGCGTTGCCGCAGAGCTTCACCGAGATCACCGGTCCGCTGCTCGGCGAGGGTCGCCTCGGCGAGACCGACCACGACCTCACCCGCCAGCACGACGGCGAGCCGCAGGGACAGCGGATCATCGTCCACGGCCGGGTGCTCGACAGCGACGGCCGCCCGGTGCCGCAGACGCTGCTCGAGGTCTGGCAGGCCAACGCGGCCGGCCGGTACCGGCACGTGATCGACAACTGGCCGGCGCCGCTGGACCCGAACTTCACCGGGCTCGGCCGGACGCTCACCGACGACCTCGGCCGCTACCGCTTCACGACGATCAAGCCCGGCGCCTACCCGTGGAAGAACCACCACAACGCCTGGCGCCCGGCGCACATCCACTTCTCGCTGTTCGGGCGGGCGTTCACCCAGCGTCTGGTCACCCAGATGTACTTCCCGGACGACCCGCTGTTCCCCTACGACCCGATCTTCAACTCGGTGCCGGACGAGAAGGCCAGGCAGCGGATGGTCTCCCGGTTCGACCTGGAGTCGACGCAGCCCGACTGGGCGCTGGCGTTCGAGTTCGACATCGTTCTCCGGGGTTCGGACGCGACCCCGTTCGAGTCGGAGGTTGACGACGAATGA
- the pcaG gene encoding protocatechuate 3,4-dioxygenase subunit alpha: MTTPSQTVGPYLAIGLTWDDGPFVAPGGTAGGFWIRGRLTDGNGDVVPDGLIETWQADPAGRFDHPDDPRGAAAPSVEGFRGFGRSATDRNGEWAVHTLKPGRVPGVDGALQAPHVDVSVFARGMLHRVVTRIYFADEAAANAEDPVLASVPAAARPTLVAEPADDGYRFDIRLQGDGETAFFAL; this comes from the coding sequence ATGACCACTCCTTCGCAGACCGTCGGCCCGTACCTGGCGATTGGCTTGACCTGGGACGACGGGCCGTTCGTCGCGCCCGGGGGCACGGCCGGTGGCTTCTGGATCCGCGGCCGGCTCACCGACGGCAACGGTGACGTGGTGCCGGACGGCCTGATCGAGACCTGGCAGGCCGACCCGGCCGGCCGGTTCGACCACCCGGACGACCCCCGGGGCGCGGCGGCACCGTCGGTGGAGGGCTTCCGCGGGTTCGGGCGCTCGGCCACCGACCGGAACGGCGAGTGGGCCGTCCACACGCTCAAGCCCGGCCGGGTGCCCGGTGTCGACGGTGCCCTCCAGGCTCCCCACGTCGACGTCTCGGTGTTCGCGCGCGGCATGCTGCACCGCGTCGTCACCCGCATCTACTTCGCCGACGAGGCGGCGGCGAACGCCGAGGACCCGGTGCTGGCTTCGGTTCCGGCCGCGGCCCGCCCGACGCTGGTCGCGGAGCCGGCCGACGACGGGTACCGGTTCGACATCCGCCTGCAGGGCGACGGGGAGACGGCCTTCTTTGCGCTCTGA
- the pcaB gene encoding 3-carboxy-cis,cis-muconate cycloisomerase, giving the protein MRSELFDPLFADARVSVELGDRAVFRAMLDVEAALARAEASVGVIPADAADAIGAACGGEFDLAAVGLAGVGAGNPVVPLVRQVEQRLPSSAKPWVHHGATSQDVLDTALMLVASRARGAVLDAVRHAADALAGLAAAHRGTLMVGRTLGQQALPTTFGLKAAGWLVALDTAAVRLRAVPLAIQFGGAAGTLAALGSRGLDVAAALATELGLAEPVLPWHTDRQRVLDLGSALAAVSAALGKIALDVTLLASSEVREVAEGGEGGGSSAMPHKRNPANAILVRSASLRTPGLLATLHTAAAQQEHERATGGWHAEWETLRELLDVVGGAAGRAARFLPDLQVDGAAMRATLDATGGVLLSESVSGALAETLGRGAAHDLVKNAVATGRPLREVLLEAGVDADPVLDPANYLGSASALVDRALAAHRKDWP; this is encoded by the coding sequence TTGCGCTCTGAGCTGTTCGATCCCCTGTTCGCCGACGCGCGGGTGTCGGTGGAGCTCGGCGACCGCGCGGTGTTCCGCGCGATGCTCGACGTCGAGGCGGCGCTCGCGCGGGCGGAGGCGTCGGTCGGGGTGATCCCGGCCGACGCGGCCGACGCGATCGGTGCCGCCTGCGGTGGCGAGTTCGACCTGGCGGCGGTGGGGCTGGCCGGCGTCGGCGCCGGCAACCCGGTGGTGCCGCTGGTGCGTCAGGTCGAGCAGCGGTTGCCGTCCTCCGCCAAGCCCTGGGTGCACCACGGGGCGACGAGCCAGGACGTCCTCGACACCGCGCTGATGCTCGTCGCCTCCCGGGCCCGCGGTGCGGTGCTCGACGCGGTGCGCCACGCCGCCGACGCGCTGGCCGGGCTGGCCGCGGCGCACCGCGGAACGCTGATGGTCGGCCGGACGCTGGGCCAGCAGGCCCTGCCGACGACGTTCGGGCTCAAAGCCGCCGGCTGGCTGGTCGCGCTGGACACGGCGGCGGTCCGGCTGCGTGCCGTGCCGCTGGCGATCCAGTTCGGCGGGGCGGCCGGGACGCTCGCGGCGCTGGGTTCCCGCGGGCTCGACGTGGCCGCGGCGCTGGCCACCGAGCTCGGCCTGGCCGAACCCGTGCTGCCGTGGCACACCGACCGGCAACGCGTGCTCGACCTGGGCTCGGCGTTGGCGGCGGTGTCGGCGGCCCTCGGCAAGATCGCGCTCGACGTCACGCTGCTGGCCTCCTCCGAGGTGCGCGAGGTCGCGGAAGGCGGCGAGGGCGGCGGGTCGTCGGCGATGCCGCACAAACGCAACCCGGCCAACGCGATCCTGGTGCGGTCGGCGTCGCTGCGGACGCCCGGCCTGCTCGCCACGCTGCACACCGCGGCCGCGCAGCAGGAGCACGAGCGGGCGACCGGGGGTTGGCACGCCGAGTGGGAGACCCTGCGTGAGCTCCTCGACGTCGTCGGTGGTGCCGCGGGGCGCGCGGCCCGGTTCCTGCCCGACCTTCAGGTGGACGGGGCCGCGATGCGCGCGACGCTCGACGCGACCGGCGGCGTGCTGCTCAGCGAGAGCGTCTCCGGGGCGCTCGCCGAGACGCTCGGCCGGGGCGCCGCGCATGATCTGGTCAAGAATGCGGTAGCCACTGGGCGTCCGCTGCGGGAGGTTCTGCTCGAAGCCGGCGTCGACGCGGACCCGGTCCTCGATCCCGCGAACTACCTGGGCAGCGCGTCCGCGCTCGTGGACCGCGCGCTGGCCGCGCACCGGAAGGACTGGCCGTGA
- the pcaD gene encoding 3-oxoadipate enol-lactonase: protein MTARLTTTWYGVDSAPMDAPVLVLGNSIGTNQGLWAPLIPTFAQRFRVLAVETRGHGGSEVLPGPYSLADLGGDFLAVFDELGLARVRYAGLSIGGMIGMWLASHAPERVEKLALVCTSAYLPPATGWISRAETVRAEGTGAIAELAAGRWFTEGFRERSPDRVKAAIAMLEATSDEGYAGCCEAIAGMDLRPDLHRITADTLVIAGADDPATPPSHSQAIVSSVRGAHLQIVPDASHLATLEQPDTIASLIMGALA from the coding sequence GTGACGGCTCGACTGACCACCACCTGGTACGGCGTCGACAGTGCGCCGATGGACGCGCCCGTCCTGGTGCTCGGCAACTCCATCGGCACCAACCAGGGCCTGTGGGCACCGCTGATCCCGACGTTCGCCCAGCGCTTCCGGGTGCTGGCGGTCGAGACGCGGGGCCACGGCGGGTCCGAGGTGCTGCCCGGCCCGTACTCGCTCGCCGACCTGGGCGGGGATTTCCTCGCGGTGTTCGACGAGCTGGGGCTGGCGAGGGTGCGCTACGCCGGGCTGTCGATCGGCGGGATGATCGGCATGTGGCTGGCGTCGCACGCGCCGGAGCGCGTCGAGAAGCTCGCGCTGGTGTGCACGTCGGCGTACCTGCCGCCGGCGACCGGCTGGATCTCGCGGGCGGAGACGGTCCGGGCCGAGGGCACCGGGGCGATCGCGGAGCTGGCGGCCGGGCGGTGGTTCACCGAGGGCTTCCGGGAGCGTTCCCCGGACCGGGTGAAGGCCGCGATCGCGATGCTCGAGGCCACCTCGGACGAGGGTTACGCCGGGTGCTGCGAGGCGATCGCGGGGATGGACCTGCGCCCCGACCTGCACCGCATCACCGCCGACACGCTGGTGATCGCCGGTGCCGACGACCCGGCGACCCCGCCGTCGCACAGCCAGGCGATCGTGTCGTCGGTGCGCGGCGCCCACCTGCAGATCGTGCCGGACGCGTCGCACCTGGCGACGCTGGAGCAGCCGGACACGATCGCCTCACTGATCATGGGAGCCCTGGCGTGA
- the pcaC gene encoding 4-carboxymuconolactone decarboxylase, which produces MNDADRHAAGMTVRREVLGDAHVDRATANTTDFTADFQDFITRYAWGEIWTRDGLDRKTRSCMTLSLLVALRAENEIPMHVRAARRNGLTPDEIKEVFLHAAVYAGVPAANSAFALAQKVLAEEE; this is translated from the coding sequence GTGAACGACGCCGACCGGCACGCCGCCGGGATGACGGTCCGGCGGGAAGTGCTCGGCGACGCGCACGTCGACCGGGCCACCGCGAACACCACCGACTTCACCGCCGACTTCCAGGACTTCATCACCCGCTACGCGTGGGGCGAGATCTGGACGCGCGACGGGCTCGACCGGAAGACACGCAGCTGCATGACGCTGTCGCTGCTGGTCGCGCTCCGGGCCGAGAACGAGATCCCGATGCACGTCCGCGCGGCCCGGCGCAACGGCCTGACGCCGGACGAGATCAAGGAAGTGTTCCTGCACGCGGCGGTGTACGCCGGTGTCCCGGCGGCGAACTCGGCGTTCGCGCTCGCGCAGAAGGTGCTGGCCGAGGAGGAATGA
- a CDS encoding IclR family transcriptional regulator has translation MPTPSVTSKALGILAAFTAQQPRLTLSEIGRRAGLPLTTAHRLVGELADWGALERDEAGRYRIGLRLWEVASLAPRGLGLRERALPFLEDLYEVTHENVQLAVRDGHEAVYVERITGRHAVNILSRVGGRLPLHATGVGQVLLAHAPPEFQDEVLAQPLKSFTKDTVTDPRRLRTILAEVRRTGIAVCDRLVDPESLSVAAPIFDPDGDEGVIAALSVVVRSEGADRLGLAPAVRAAARGISRTR, from the coding sequence ATGCCCACACCCTCGGTGACCAGCAAGGCGCTGGGGATCCTCGCCGCGTTCACGGCCCAGCAGCCGCGGCTGACGCTCTCCGAGATCGGTCGTCGCGCCGGGTTGCCGCTCACCACCGCGCACCGGCTGGTCGGCGAGCTCGCCGACTGGGGGGCGCTGGAGCGCGACGAGGCCGGTCGCTACCGCATCGGGCTGCGGCTCTGGGAGGTCGCGTCGCTGGCGCCGCGCGGGCTCGGGCTGCGTGAGCGGGCCCTGCCGTTCCTGGAGGACCTGTACGAGGTCACGCACGAGAACGTCCAGCTGGCCGTGCGCGACGGGCACGAGGCCGTGTACGTGGAGCGGATCACCGGCCGGCACGCGGTGAACATCCTCTCGCGCGTCGGCGGGCGGCTGCCGTTGCACGCGACCGGCGTCGGGCAGGTGCTGCTCGCCCACGCGCCGCCGGAGTTCCAGGACGAGGTGCTCGCGCAGCCGCTCAAGTCGTTCACCAAGGACACGGTCACCGATCCGAGGCGCCTGCGCACGATCCTCGCCGAGGTCCGCCGCACCGGGATCGCGGTGTGCGACCGCCTCGTCGACCCGGAATCGCTCTCGGTGGCGGCGCCGATCTTCGACCCCGACGGTGACGAGGGGGTGATCGCCGCGCTCTCGGTGGTCGTCCGCAGCGAAGGCGCCGACCGCCTGGGCCTCGCGCCGGCCGTGCGCGCCGCCGCGCGTGGTATCTCGCGCACGCGGTAG
- a CDS encoding NADPH-dependent FMN reductase encodes MSRLQIIVASTRPGRVGLPVGQWVEAAAGKHGGFDEVDLTDLAELDLPLMDEPNHPRLARYTKDHTKEWAARVGAADAYVFVLAEYNHSYTAGVKNAIDYLHNEWRYKPAGLVSYGGVSAGLRAAQAFKPVLLSLKVVPIVEGVMIPFVGQFLDDERVFTPNEMVETSATAMLDELGRWSGALTSLR; translated from the coding sequence ATGTCCAGGCTGCAGATCATCGTCGCCAGCACCCGTCCGGGCCGGGTCGGCCTCCCCGTCGGCCAGTGGGTCGAGGCCGCGGCCGGCAAGCACGGCGGCTTCGACGAGGTCGACCTCACCGACCTCGCCGAGCTCGACCTGCCGCTGATGGACGAGCCGAACCACCCCCGGCTCGCGCGCTACACCAAGGACCACACCAAGGAGTGGGCCGCCCGCGTCGGCGCCGCGGACGCGTACGTCTTCGTGCTGGCCGAGTACAACCACAGCTACACGGCCGGCGTGAAGAACGCGATCGACTACCTGCACAACGAGTGGCGGTACAAGCCGGCCGGGCTGGTCAGCTACGGCGGCGTGTCGGCCGGTCTGCGCGCGGCGCAGGCGTTCAAGCCGGTCCTGCTCTCGCTGAAGGTCGTGCCGATCGTGGAGGGCGTCATGATCCCGTTCGTCGGTCAGTTCCTCGACGACGAGCGCGTCTTCACGCCGAACGAGATGGTCGAGACGTCCGCCACCGCGATGCTCGACGAGCTGGGCCGCTGGAGCGGCGCGCTGACCTCGCTGCGGTGA